In Neisseria animalis, a single window of DNA contains:
- the htpX gene encoding protease HtpX, whose product MKRIFLFIATNIAVLIVIRIVLAVLGINSTDDTASLLAFSAVVGFSGSIISLLMSKTVAKNSVGAEVITQPRSEEEAWLLATVEAQARQWNLKTPEVAIYHSPEPNAFATGASKNNSLVAVSTGLLDHMTRDEVEAVLAHEMAHVGNGDMVTLTLIQGVVNTFVVFLARIVSGMVAKNEDGSTSQGTYFMVSMVLQIVFGFLASIIVMWFSRQREYRADAGAAKLVGAPKMIAALQRLKGAPSDLPQEMNAMGIASDSKDSLLSTHPSLDNRIARLRAL is encoded by the coding sequence GTGAAACGCATATTTCTCTTCATCGCTACCAATATTGCCGTCTTGATTGTTATCCGCATCGTATTGGCGGTTTTAGGCATCAACAGTACCGATGACACGGCCAGTCTGCTGGCATTTTCCGCCGTAGTCGGTTTCAGCGGTTCGATTATTTCGCTGCTGATGTCGAAAACCGTTGCCAAAAATTCGGTAGGTGCGGAAGTCATTACCCAACCGCGCAGCGAAGAAGAAGCATGGCTGCTGGCTACTGTTGAGGCACAAGCGCGCCAATGGAATCTGAAAACGCCCGAAGTGGCGATTTACCACTCTCCAGAGCCGAATGCGTTTGCCACGGGAGCCAGCAAAAACAATTCTTTGGTGGCCGTCAGCACCGGTCTGCTCGACCACATGACCCGCGATGAAGTGGAAGCGGTATTGGCACACGAAATGGCGCACGTCGGCAATGGCGATATGGTAACGCTTACGCTGATTCAGGGCGTGGTCAATACTTTTGTCGTCTTCTTGGCGCGTATTGTTTCCGGTATGGTTGCCAAAAATGAAGACGGCTCGACTTCGCAAGGCACTTATTTTATGGTCAGCATGGTATTGCAAATCGTATTCGGTTTCCTTGCCAGCATCATCGTGATGTGGTTCAGCCGCCAGCGCGAATACCGTGCCGATGCGGGCGCGGCTAAATTGGTCGGTGCGCCTAAAATGATTGCCGCGCTGCAACGCCTGAAAGGTGCGCCGAGCGACTTGCCGCAGGAAATGAACGCTATGGGCATTGCCAGTGACAGCAAAGATTCGCTGTTGAGTACCCACCCGTCGTTGGACAACCGTATCGCCCGTTTGCGTGCTTTATAG
- a CDS encoding MerR family DNA-binding protein, with amino-acid sequence MNISQAAQTVGLSAKQIRDYEKIGLIRQPSRGANGYRLYQESDIKRLHFICHARQVGFPLHDIKDLLALSDNPNRTSEAVKSLTGRHIARLHDEIAKMQAMLRLIEGWYHQCSGSGISDCPILDGLAAPVCAGRNDDAQSCKAIDG; translated from the coding sequence ATGAACATCAGCCAAGCAGCGCAGACGGTAGGACTTTCTGCCAAACAAATCCGCGATTATGAAAAAATCGGTTTGATCCGGCAGCCTTCGCGCGGCGCAAACGGCTACCGCCTTTACCAAGAAAGCGACATCAAACGTCTGCATTTTATCTGTCATGCCAGACAGGTCGGCTTTCCGCTTCATGACATTAAAGACTTGCTGGCATTATCCGACAATCCAAACCGCACCAGCGAAGCAGTCAAATCGCTGACGGGACGGCATATTGCCAGACTGCATGACGAAATTGCCAAAATGCAGGCGATGCTCCGTCTGATTGAAGGGTGGTATCACCAATGTTCGGGTAGCGGAATTTCTGATTGTCCGATTCTGGATGGCTTGGCTGCTCCTGTCTGTGCCGGTCGGAATGATGATGCACAATCTTGCAAAGCCATTGACGGATAA
- a CDS encoding LutB/LldF family L-lactate oxidation iron-sulfur protein yields the protein MSTQTIQFHMKPETFKQNSAISLQDKPLRKSLRTAMDMLMTKRKAVLTDEEELQNLRDLCEHVRQRSLSKLPQLLEQLEDNLTRLGVKVHWAETPDEACRIIHNIVTDKNGKLVVKGKSMVSEEIELNHYLEGKGIKAVESDLGEYIVQMAGEKPTHIVMPAIHKTKEQVSELFHNNLGTPLTDDVDELTGIARQALRDVYRTADVGLSGVNFAVAETGTLCLVENEGNGRLSTTVPPVHIAITGIEKVVAKLSDVPPLYSLLPRSAIGQNITTYFNMITGPRRSEELDGPQEMHLVLLDNGRSQAYVEEQMRRTLQCIRCGACMNHCPVYTRIGGAAYGTTYPGPIGEIISPHLLGLDATRDLPTACSMCGACVEVCPVRIPITEQMQRLRVEAQRDPNEKVPYPIRGQGASHTFGEQLAWRTFNGIFSGKKAYRAFGWAATTFRALTPSKQLGWTDNRVPMKPAKKTLHELMAEKLRNR from the coding sequence ATGAGTACGCAAACCATCCAATTTCATATGAAACCGGAAACCTTCAAGCAAAACAGTGCCATTTCCCTGCAGGACAAACCCTTGCGTAAAAGCCTGCGTACCGCTATGGATATGCTGATGACCAAGCGCAAGGCTGTTTTGACCGACGAAGAAGAGCTGCAAAACCTGCGCGATTTGTGCGAACACGTCCGCCAGCGTTCCCTATCCAAACTGCCGCAGCTTTTGGAGCAGCTTGAAGACAACCTGACCCGTTTGGGCGTAAAAGTCCATTGGGCGGAAACCCCCGATGAAGCCTGCCGGATTATCCACAACATCGTTACCGATAAAAACGGCAAGCTGGTGGTTAAAGGCAAGTCTATGGTCAGCGAAGAAATCGAGCTGAACCATTATCTTGAAGGAAAAGGCATTAAAGCGGTTGAAAGCGATTTGGGCGAATACATCGTGCAAATGGCAGGCGAAAAGCCGACCCACATCGTTATGCCCGCCATTCACAAAACCAAAGAGCAGGTAAGCGAGCTGTTCCACAACAACCTCGGCACACCGCTTACCGATGATGTGGACGAGCTGACAGGCATTGCCCGCCAAGCCTTGCGCGACGTGTACCGTACGGCCGATGTCGGCTTGAGCGGCGTTAATTTCGCCGTTGCGGAAACCGGTACGCTGTGTCTGGTCGAAAACGAAGGCAACGGCCGCCTTTCGACTACCGTGCCGCCCGTGCATATCGCCATTACCGGCATTGAAAAAGTCGTGGCCAAATTGTCGGACGTTCCGCCGCTGTACAGCCTGCTGCCGCGCTCGGCCATCGGACAAAACATTACCACTTACTTCAACATGATTACCGGCCCCCGCCGCAGCGAAGAGTTGGACGGTCCGCAGGAAATGCACTTGGTGCTGCTTGATAACGGCCGAAGCCAAGCCTATGTTGAAGAACAAATGCGCCGTACCCTGCAATGTATCCGTTGCGGTGCGTGTATGAACCATTGCCCCGTCTATACCCGCATCGGCGGCGCGGCATACGGCACCACCTATCCCGGACCCATCGGTGAGATTATTTCCCCGCACCTGTTGGGCTTGGACGCCACCCGCGACCTGCCGACCGCTTGTTCTATGTGCGGCGCCTGCGTGGAAGTCTGCCCGGTACGCATTCCGATTACCGAGCAAATGCAGCGTCTGCGTGTAGAAGCCCAGCGCGATCCGAACGAAAAAGTACCGTATCCGATTCGCGGACAAGGTGCGTCCCATACCTTCGGCGAACAGTTGGCATGGCGCACATTCAACGGCATCTTCAGCGGCAAAAAAGCCTACCGCGCATTCGGCTGGGCAGCGACCACCTTCCGCGCCCTGACACCGAGCAAACAGCTTGGCTGGACAGACAACCGCGTACCGATGAAACCTGCCAAGAAAACCCTGCACGAACTGATGGCGGAAAAACTGCGTAACCGCTGA
- a CDS encoding LutC/YkgG family protein yields the protein MSARENILNKLKQADAYPMAEPDTAGYYQRGGMAWADDVSRLKHWAAAMRAVKTEIFWVTEENWPQIMCQVAQEKGLRNMLLPLTTEHGKKAQTALQAANIETRGFDRVIDGWKDEFFAEIEAGFTASECGIARTGTIMLYSSPEEPRSLSLVPPVHFCLFDAAKMYNEFHDAAEGQKLVENGMPTNVILISGPSKTADIQLTLAFGAHGPRDLVVLALLPDHISPADLEDKA from the coding sequence ATGAGCGCGCGCGAGAATATTCTGAACAAATTGAAGCAGGCGGATGCCTACCCGATGGCAGAGCCGGATACCGCCGGATACTATCAGCGCGGCGGCATGGCTTGGGCAGACGATGTCAGCCGTTTGAAACATTGGGCGGCAGCCATGCGTGCGGTCAAAACCGAAATCTTCTGGGTAACGGAGGAAAACTGGCCGCAGATTATGTGCCAAGTCGCACAAGAAAAGGGTCTTCGCAATATGCTGCTGCCGCTGACAACAGAACACGGCAAAAAAGCGCAGACGGCCTTGCAGGCGGCCAATATCGAAACGCGCGGCTTCGACCGCGTGATTGACGGTTGGAAAGACGAATTTTTCGCCGAAATCGAAGCGGGTTTTACCGCTTCCGAGTGCGGCATCGCCCGTACCGGCACGATTATGCTGTATTCCAGCCCTGAAGAGCCGCGCAGTTTGAGTTTGGTACCGCCGGTGCACTTCTGCCTGTTTGACGCGGCAAAAATGTATAACGAATTTCATGATGCGGCAGAGGGTCAGAAACTGGTGGAAAACGGTATGCCGACCAATGTGATTCTGATTTCAGGGCCTTCCAAAACCGCCGACATCCAGCTGACGCTTGCCTTCGGCGCACACGGCCCGCGCGATTTGGTGGTTTTGGCCTTGCTGCCCGACCATATTTCCCCTGCCGACTTGGAGGACAAAGCATGA
- a CDS encoding (Fe-S)-binding protein, which translates to MSAQTPTPIIRYDSVPTDAYFFGTCVLDIFMPEAGMDAMTLIEQQGIRTHFPMGQSCCGQPAYSSGHPEEAFEVAKAQLDLFPENWPVVVPSGSCGGMMKHHWPKMFKGTPYEQKANDIAERVIEFTHFLIAIGYQPEDKGEPVKVAVHTSCAARREMNVHLSGWQLIDGMSNVERIVHDHESECCGFGGTFSVKHPDISGAMVTDKVAALKDTGATEIISADCGCMMNIGGKIAKDEPDMPMPKHIATFLLERTGGKA; encoded by the coding sequence ATGAGCGCACAAACTCCCACTCCCATTATCCGCTACGACAGCGTACCGACAGATGCTTACTTTTTCGGTACCTGCGTTCTCGATATTTTCATGCCCGAAGCCGGCATGGACGCTATGACCCTGATTGAGCAGCAGGGCATCCGCACCCATTTTCCGATGGGGCAGAGCTGCTGCGGCCAGCCTGCCTATTCCTCCGGTCATCCGGAAGAGGCCTTTGAAGTTGCCAAAGCCCAACTCGACTTGTTCCCTGAAAACTGGCCGGTAGTCGTGCCTTCCGGCTCTTGCGGCGGTATGATGAAACACCACTGGCCGAAAATGTTTAAAGGCACGCCTTACGAGCAGAAGGCCAACGACATCGCCGAGCGGGTCATCGAATTTACCCATTTCCTGATTGCCATCGGCTATCAGCCTGAAGACAAAGGCGAACCGGTAAAAGTTGCCGTACATACCTCTTGCGCCGCCCGCCGCGAAATGAACGTACACCTCTCCGGCTGGCAGTTGATTGACGGCATGTCGAATGTCGAGCGCATCGTCCACGACCACGAAAGCGAATGTTGCGGCTTCGGCGGCACATTCTCGGTCAAACACCCCGACATCTCCGGCGCGATGGTAACCGACAAAGTCGCCGCGCTGAAAGATACCGGCGCTACCGAAATCATCAGCGCCGACTGCGGCTGCATGATGAACATCGGCGGCAAAATCGCCAAAGACGAACCGGATATGCCGATGCCGAAACACATCGCGACTTTCCTGTTAGAGCGTACCGGAGGTAAAGCATGA
- a CDS encoding LysE family transporter, with protein MMVWHIAWIHLLGLMSPGPDFFYITRTAARFGRRQAVAAVCGIVVGVMAWAVATILGLVLLFRAFPAVEAVLVCAGGVYLMYLGWKMLGVRAHTIFPEDGRYGAEQETAVDWCGEVKKGLLVNLSNPKVVVYFSSVMSVVLAEVAAWWQIVAVLLLIFVETLLYFMMVAVLFSGGAVKRFYSCYGRYLDNAAGVLFLGFGAYLLAGIWLK; from the coding sequence ATGATGGTTTGGCATATTGCATGGATTCATCTTTTGGGGTTGATGAGCCCCGGCCCGGATTTTTTCTATATTACGCGCACGGCGGCACGTTTCGGGCGCAGGCAGGCGGTGGCGGCGGTTTGCGGTATTGTGGTCGGAGTCATGGCTTGGGCGGTGGCGACTATCTTGGGGCTGGTGTTGCTGTTTCGGGCGTTTCCGGCGGTGGAAGCGGTGCTGGTGTGCGCGGGCGGCGTGTACCTGATGTATTTGGGTTGGAAAATGCTGGGGGTGCGTGCGCATACCATTTTTCCGGAAGACGGGCGTTACGGGGCGGAACAGGAAACGGCAGTTGATTGGTGCGGTGAAGTCAAAAAAGGACTGCTGGTTAATTTGTCCAATCCCAAGGTGGTGGTGTATTTCAGCAGCGTGATGTCTGTCGTTTTGGCAGAAGTGGCCGCATGGTGGCAGATTGTGGCGGTATTGCTGCTGATTTTTGTGGAAACACTGCTGTATTTTATGATGGTGGCGGTGTTGTTTTCCGGCGGTGCCGTCAAACGGTTTTACAGTTGCTACGGCAGGTATCTGGACAATGCTGCGGGGGTGCTGTTTTTAGGATTCGGTGCGTATTTGTTGGCAGGGATATGGCTGAAATGA
- a CDS encoding AI-2E family transporter, with the protein MYQKRARGAKPWIVMGAVIAGFVWLLYALGDILTPFIVAAVLAYVLNPLVEKLERRRFKRGLASMVVMVLSLAVLTALVLIIVPMLIGQFNNLIGRLPQIVGFVQNTLLPWLMRVGGNYIELDTASIVAWLQSHTGELANTLKTVMPTLMKQGGNVVIGVSNFLLLPFLLYYFLLDWKRWSSGIRALVPRRFLDSYVRITGNMDEVLGEFLRGQLTVMLVMGLVYGLGLMLVGLDSGFAIGMIAGILVFVPYLGAFTGLLLATVAAVLQFGAWPGVLMVWGVFAVGQFLESFFITPQIVGDRIGLSPFWVIFSLMAFGQLMGFVGMLIGLPLAAVTLVLLREGASAYFGSHFYRHR; encoded by the coding sequence ATGTATCAGAAAAGAGCGCGCGGTGCGAAGCCGTGGATTGTGATGGGTGCGGTTATCGCCGGTTTTGTGTGGCTGCTGTATGCTTTGGGCGATATTTTAACGCCGTTTATCGTGGCGGCGGTGTTGGCGTATGTGCTGAATCCGCTGGTGGAAAAGCTGGAACGCCGCCGCTTTAAGCGCGGGTTGGCTTCGATGGTGGTCATGGTGTTGTCGCTGGCGGTGCTGACGGCTTTGGTGCTGATTATTGTGCCGATGCTGATCGGGCAGTTTAACAACTTAATCGGAAGGCTGCCGCAGATTGTCGGTTTCGTTCAAAATACGCTGCTGCCGTGGCTGATGCGGGTGGGCGGCAACTATATTGAGTTGGATACGGCCTCGATTGTGGCGTGGTTACAGTCTCATACGGGCGAGCTGGCCAATACCTTGAAAACGGTGATGCCGACTTTGATGAAGCAGGGCGGCAATGTGGTCATCGGGGTCAGCAATTTCCTGCTGCTGCCGTTTTTGCTGTATTACTTTCTGCTGGATTGGAAGCGTTGGTCGTCCGGTATTCGGGCATTGGTACCGCGTCGTTTTTTAGACAGCTATGTACGCATTACCGGCAATATGGACGAGGTGTTGGGCGAGTTTCTGCGCGGACAGTTGACCGTTATGCTGGTTATGGGCTTGGTGTACGGATTGGGCTTGATGCTGGTCGGCTTGGATTCGGGCTTTGCCATCGGCATGATTGCCGGTATTTTGGTATTTGTTCCGTATTTGGGGGCGTTTACGGGCCTACTGTTGGCAACGGTTGCTGCTGTATTGCAGTTTGGTGCGTGGCCGGGTGTGCTGATGGTGTGGGGCGTATTTGCAGTGGGGCAGTTTTTGGAGAGCTTCTTCATTACGCCGCAGATTGTCGGCGACCGTATCGGCTTGTCGCCTTTTTGGGTGATTTTCTCATTAATGGCGTTTGGGCAGTTGATGGGCTTTGTCGGTATGTTGATTGGCCTGCCGTTGGCGGCTGTTACGCTGGTGTTGTTGCGGGAGGGAGCCTCGGCCTATTTCGGCAGCCATTTTTACCGCCACCGTTAG
- the aroA gene encoding 3-phosphoshikimate 1-carboxyvinyltransferase: protein MTESIRLPAAQLKPSTVALPGSKSISNRTLLLAALSDNICEIRSLLKSDDTDRMLEALEKLGVRIEFLEEGRLQIQGTGGRFPNRSADLFLGNAGTAFRPLTAVLAVLGGDYHLHGVPRMHERPIGDLVDALRTAGADVRYLGNENYPPLQINERSDNGVHEIPIKGNVSSQFLTALLMALPLTGEAFDIRMVGELISKPYIDITLKLMAQFGVHVVNEDYRVFKIPAGARYHAPEVLHVEGDASSASYFLGAGLISGAPIRVTGIGLNSIQGDVAFARELEKIGAHVVWGDNFIEISRPAHQSVLPFDLDANHIPDAAMTLAVIALASGKPCTLRNIGSWRVKETDRIAAMATELRKLGAEVVEEPEAIYITPPAALKADVAIDTYDDHRVAMCFSLVSLLGTPVIINDPKCTHKTFPTYFEVFASITE from the coding sequence ATGACTGAATCCATCCGCCTGCCTGCCGCCCAACTCAAGCCCTCAACCGTAGCCCTGCCGGGTTCCAAAAGCATCAGCAACCGCACGTTGCTGCTGGCCGCATTGTCCGACAATATCTGCGAAATCCGTTCGCTGCTCAAATCCGACGATACCGACCGTATGCTGGAAGCCTTGGAAAAACTGGGTGTCCGTATTGAATTTTTGGAAGAAGGCCGTCTGCAAATCCAAGGTACGGGCGGACGTTTTCCCAACCGTTCGGCAGATTTGTTTTTAGGCAACGCGGGGACGGCGTTCCGCCCGCTGACGGCGGTGTTGGCGGTATTGGGCGGCGATTACCATTTGCACGGCGTGCCGCGTATGCACGAGCGTCCGATTGGCGATTTGGTCGATGCGCTTCGTACGGCCGGTGCCGATGTCCGCTATTTGGGCAATGAAAACTATCCGCCGCTGCAAATCAACGAACGCAGCGACAACGGTGTGCACGAAATTCCGATTAAAGGCAATGTGTCCAGCCAGTTTCTGACCGCGCTGCTGATGGCTCTGCCGCTGACCGGCGAGGCGTTTGACATCCGTATGGTCGGCGAGCTGATTTCCAAACCTTACATCGACATTACGCTGAAACTGATGGCGCAGTTCGGCGTGCATGTCGTCAATGAAGATTACCGCGTGTTCAAAATCCCCGCCGGTGCGCGTTACCATGCGCCGGAAGTGTTGCATGTCGAAGGAGATGCCTCCAGCGCGTCTTATTTCCTCGGGGCGGGCTTGATTTCCGGTGCGCCCATCCGCGTAACCGGCATCGGTTTGAACAGCATTCAGGGCGACGTGGCTTTTGCGCGCGAGTTGGAAAAAATCGGTGCCCATGTGGTTTGGGGCGACAATTTCATCGAAATTTCCCGTCCGGCGCATCAAAGCGTGCTGCCGTTTGACTTGGATGCCAACCACATTCCCGATGCCGCCATGACCTTGGCCGTGATTGCGTTGGCCAGCGGCAAACCCTGTACCCTGCGCAACATCGGCTCGTGGCGCGTCAAAGAAACCGACCGCATTGCCGCCATGGCAACCGAACTGCGCAAGCTGGGTGCGGAAGTGGTGGAAGAGCCGGAAGCCATCTATATCACGCCGCCCGCCGCATTAAAAGCCGATGTGGCGATTGACACTTACGACGACCACCGCGTCGCCATGTGTTTCTCATTGGTATCGCTGCTGGGTACGCCGGTAATCATCAACGATCCAAAATGTACCCACAAAACCTTCCCGACTTATTTTGAAGTGTTTGCTTCGATTACGGAATAA
- a CDS encoding LTA synthase family protein, which yields MKRNKAAGRLGYAVFFMPNEHIGERIIMKWVWFKKLLPEWLLFFTAGIMVCAAGRGYLFGRYAGADLQTAYSADVAAMWLKGFLFDIKTVSLMSAILVLAALLGLANQKLMAAVYRIHYRCAALLLTLLAALTSGNIFYYAVYDRPFDVFVFGLLEDDTQAVLQTIWTDYPVIWIIFAVLAVGWLFQQIFRRLHIRMAAKETRCSDTWWQRILWVLMIVLALTAGIRTSFGKFPLRQSDAQVSSLAILNKLVPNAVTALSWAVGEYRSSSFHEVGDEEGRKLFSVMTGRQVAGADWTELAAKTQQNKLPARPNVALAVMESMGTHLFRFDTLQRDLLGRLRPHFQQDWLFTRFVSEGDGTADTMHRLFIRSPLNNISQSTAKNKKYPTNLFAPFKASGYQTVYITAGNGGWRDFNNFTKHLGVDEFIDETALRRRYPEAVNDTWGVPDEYMFRYAAERLQRAEREGQPVFILMLSITHHPPYRLPPTGERIGMALDAEEQSRLQQLGKPAEIEEAFNTFRYANDSLGAFIDEVKQSGKTIVAATGDHNMRGIGYASAEEQALGHAVPFYLYVPEQLRGEAVYRPERVGSHKDVMPTLYALSIPEQAYLKTGCNLTAPDNHGDTWCGYGYNKHIVITESGATDIEQGTFRKWRDKEKLLLATAVDDIPTEEQEQVKRGRTYGAFLDWLLNRMATMQ from the coding sequence ATGAAACGAAACAAAGCGGCAGGCAGGTTGGGCTATGCCGTATTTTTTATGCCGAATGAGCATATTGGTGAAAGAATAATCATGAAATGGGTGTGGTTTAAAAAGCTGTTGCCGGAGTGGTTGCTGTTTTTTACTGCGGGCATCATGGTGTGTGCGGCAGGGCGCGGATATTTGTTCGGGCGTTATGCCGGTGCGGATTTGCAGACGGCCTATTCTGCCGATGTTGCCGCAATGTGGTTGAAAGGCTTTTTATTCGACATTAAAACCGTATCCTTGATGTCGGCAATATTGGTGTTGGCCGCATTATTGGGTTTGGCAAACCAAAAACTGATGGCGGCCGTATACCGCATACATTACCGCTGTGCCGCGCTGCTGTTGACGCTGCTTGCCGCGTTGACTTCGGGCAACATATTTTATTATGCGGTATATGACCGCCCGTTTGACGTATTCGTTTTCGGATTGTTGGAAGACGATACCCAAGCGGTTCTGCAAACCATTTGGACGGATTACCCCGTTATTTGGATAATATTTGCCGTGTTGGCAGTCGGCTGGCTGTTTCAGCAAATCTTCCGCCGTCTGCATATTCGCATGGCGGCAAAGGAAACCCGCTGCAGCGATACTTGGTGGCAGCGGATATTATGGGTTTTGATGATCGTATTGGCATTAACGGCCGGTATCCGCACATCTTTTGGGAAGTTTCCGTTGCGCCAGTCGGACGCGCAGGTTTCATCGCTTGCCATCTTGAACAAACTGGTTCCCAATGCCGTTACCGCCTTAAGTTGGGCGGTGGGCGAATACCGCAGCAGCAGCTTTCACGAAGTGGGAGATGAAGAAGGGCGGAAACTGTTTTCCGTGATGACCGGGCGACAGGTTGCGGGTGCGGATTGGACAGAGTTGGCCGCCAAAACGCAGCAGAACAAGCTGCCGGCCAGACCGAATGTCGCCTTGGCCGTTATGGAGAGCATGGGTACGCACCTGTTCCGGTTCGATACTTTGCAGCGCGACCTTTTGGGCAGATTGCGCCCTCATTTTCAGCAGGATTGGCTGTTTACCCGTTTTGTTTCCGAGGGCGACGGTACGGCGGATACCATGCACCGCTTATTTATCCGCAGTCCGTTAAACAATATCAGCCAAAGTACGGCAAAAAATAAAAAATATCCCACCAATCTGTTTGCCCCGTTTAAAGCCTCAGGATACCAAACCGTCTATATTACGGCGGGCAACGGAGGCTGGCGTGATTTTAACAACTTTACCAAACATCTGGGCGTTGATGAATTTATAGACGAAACGGCATTGCGCCGCCGCTATCCTGAAGCGGTCAACGATACTTGGGGTGTGCCGGACGAATATATGTTCCGTTATGCCGCCGAGCGTTTGCAGCGTGCAGAGCGGGAAGGGCAGCCGGTATTTATCCTGATGTTGTCGATTACCCACCATCCGCCATACCGCCTGCCGCCAACGGGCGAGCGTATCGGCATGGCGCTTGATGCTGAAGAACAAAGCCGTCTGCAACAGTTGGGCAAGCCCGCCGAAATAGAGGAGGCTTTCAATACCTTCCGCTATGCCAACGATAGCTTGGGCGCATTTATTGATGAGGTAAAGCAGAGCGGTAAGACCATTGTGGCGGCAACCGGCGACCACAATATGCGGGGCATCGGCTATGCTTCGGCGGAAGAACAGGCATTGGGTCATGCTGTGCCGTTTTATCTGTATGTACCGGAACAGCTGCGCGGTGAAGCGGTATACCGCCCCGAACGTGTCGGTTCGCATAAAGATGTAATGCCGACCCTGTATGCTTTGAGTATTCCCGAACAGGCGTACTTGAAAACCGGCTGCAATCTGACCGCTCCGGATAATCATGGCGATACATGGTGCGGATACGGTTACAACAAACATATCGTCATCACGGAAAGCGGGGCAACCGATATTGAACAAGGCACATTCCGCAAGTGGCGCGATAAAGAAAAACTGCTGCTGGCTACGGCCGTGGACGATATTCCGACAGAAGAGCAAGAGCAGGTCAAACGGGGCAGAACATACGGCGCGTTTTTGGATTGGTTGCTGAACAGAATGGCAACAATGCAATAA